From Ananas comosus cultivar F153 linkage group 8, ASM154086v1, whole genome shotgun sequence, one genomic window encodes:
- the LOC109714279 gene encoding uncharacterized protein LOC109714279 isoform X1 codes for MAAFSFSHHSLLITMHHDHRLPLLQPRPRCSLSCRSCHPTEPAGGGGTRSSEKEDQKRKEEKRSTSSSSSSSSSSSSSSSSYWWRQLGREFSEAAGKMGKGVKESLSPKQKGDWKDLLLMSLSFAVYVYISQKIVCAYCAWMAMLNNY; via the coding sequence ATGGCTGCTTTCTCATTCTCCCACCACTCTCTTCTCATCACCATGCATCACGACCACCGCCTGCCGCTGCTACAACCAAGGCCCAGATGCTCCCTCTCTTGCCGAAGCTGCCACCCGACGGAGCcggcaggcggcggcggcacgagGAGCTCGGAGAAAGAAGATcagaagagaaaggaagagaaaagatcaacatcatcatcatcatcatcatcgtcatcatcatcatcatcatcatcatcatattgGTGGAGACAGCTAGGGAGAGAATTTAGTGAGGCTGCAGGGAAGATGGGGAAGGGGGTGAAGGAGAGCCTCAGCCCAAAGCAGAAGGGCGACTGGAAGGACTTGTTACTGATGAGCTTATCTTTCGCTGTCTATGTTTATATCTCTCAGAAGATCGTTTGTGCCTACTGTGCATGGATGGCCATGCTCAACAACTACTAA
- the LOC109714279 gene encoding uncharacterized protein LOC109714279 isoform X2, with the protein MAAFSFSHHSLLITMHHDHRLPLLQPRPRCSLSCRSCHPTEPAGGGGTRSSEKEDQKRKEEKRSTSSSYWWRQLGREFSEAAGKMGKGVKESLSPKQKGDWKDLLLMSLSFAVYVYISQKIVCAYCAWMAMLNNY; encoded by the exons ATGGCTGCTTTCTCATTCTCCCACCACTCTCTTCTCATCACCATGCATCACGACCACCGCCTGCCGCTGCTACAACCAAGGCCCAGATGCTCCCTCTCTTGCCGAAGCTGCCACCCGACGGAGCcggcaggcggcggcggcacgagGAGCTCGGAGAAAGAAGATcagaagagaaaggaagagaaaagatcaa catcatcatcatattgGTGGAGACAGCTAGGGAGAGAATTTAGTGAGGCTGCAGGGAAGATGGGGAAGGGGGTGAAGGAGAGCCTCAGCCCAAAGCAGAAGGGCGACTGGAAGGACTTGTTACTGATGAGCTTATCTTTCGCTGTCTATGTTTATATCTCTCAGAAGATCGTTTGTGCCTACTGTGCATGGATGGCCATGCTCAACAACTACTAA